The stretch of DNA GCCGGTCACGCCTGGAGCACCGGCGAGCCCGGGTTGATCTTCGTGGACCGCGTGAACGAGTACAGTGCGCTGAAAAACCTCGGCGAGCGCTACCAGATCCGCTCCACCAACCCCTGCGGTGAAATCCCGCTCACGGTCGGTGAACCCTGCGACCTGGGCGCGATCAACCTCGCCGCCTACGTCAAAGACTCGAACTTCGACTACGCCGAGTTTCGCCGCGACGTGCGCACCTGCGTGCGCTTCCTCGATGACGTGCTGGACGTCAACGTCTTCGCCCTCGAGGACAACCGGGTCGCCAGCCAGTCGCTGCGCCGCTTGGGTCTGGGCGTGATGGGTCTGGCGGACGCGCTGATTTTGATGGGCCTGCGCTACGATTCGGAGGCGGGACGCGAGGCGATCTACGAGATCATGTCGGTGCTGCGCGAGGAGGCCATCCTCGAGAGCGAGCGCCTGGGTGCGGAGCGCGGGTATTATCCGGTCAGCCAGCAGCCCGAGTACCGCGAGCTGATCCCGCACGCGCCGCGCCGCAACGTCGCGGTTCTGACCGTGGCCCCCACGGGAACCACCAGCATGCTGATGGGTGTTTCGAGCGGCATCGAGCCGGTGTACAGCCCCTTCATCTGGCGCAAGATCGGCTCCGAGTACCGCGCGTTGCTCTCGCCGCTGTTCGTGGAACTGCTCGAGACCTACCCGCCCGCTCCGGCCTTCGAGAAAGACGGCGGCTGGGACTGGGACAAGGTCACCGAGGCGGTCTCGAACAACCACGGCAGTCTGATGGGTCTGGAGTTCGTGCCCGAGACGATCCGTCAGGTCTTCGTGTGCGCTCACGACATCCGGGCCGTGGACCACGTGCGCATGCAGGGCGTGGTGCAGCGCGCCTTCGATGCCGAAGGTTACGCGGGCAACAGCCTCTCGAAGACCATCAACATGCCCAACGACGCCACCGTGGAAGACGTGGAGGCCGCTTACACCGAGGCCTACCTCACCGGCTGCAAGGGCATCACCGTGTACCGTGACGGCTCGCGCCAGTTCCAGGTGCTCTCGACCTCCAAGGGCAAGAAGAAGGCCGAGGAGCAAGCTCCCGCCCCGGCCGCAGTTCCTGCCCAGAGTGCAGATCAAGTTCAGCCCGAGTACCGCCCCGGCAAGCCGGTCTTTGAGCGCCCCACGCGCCTCGAGGGGGTCACCGACATGGTCAAGCTGACCGACCCCTCGACCGGTCAGCGCCGTTCGTTCCTGGTCACCGTGAACCACACGCAGGGCAACCCCATCGAGGTCATCGTGACCTCGGGCCGCGCGGGCGACGAGGCCAACGCCGACTCGGAAGCGCTGGGCCGGGTGGTTTCCATCGCGCTGCAGTACGGGGTTCCTGCCCGCGCGCTGATCAAGACCCTGCGCGGCATCAACGGCGGCCTGTACGGCTCGTACAACGGGCGTCTGGTGGGCTCCAAGGCCGACCTGATCGCGGTGGCCCTCGAGACCCTGAATGCCCCGCAGCCGGTTCCTGCCCTCGAGGGCGGCAGCGATGCCCCGGCGGCGCTGAGCGTTGTTCCCGCCCCGGTCGCAGGCCTCGAGGCCGGAAGCGCTGGGGTGGACACGGACGCGCTGGCCAGCACGCCCTGTCCGGTGTGCGACTCCAAGGCGCTGGTGCGCGAGGAGGGCTGCATCAAGTGCCAGGCCTGCGGTTACAGCAAGTGCGGCTGACCTCGAGGTCGGGGCGTTAAAAGAGAACCGAGGCAAGCAGGCCGCGCAATATTGCGCGGCCTGCTTGCTGTGCTGGCGGACGGCACCGCGGCCTGGACTGATTCGTCGCGAGATGGGGTTGCGGAAGGCGGGCAGGGACGTGCAGAACGCAGCTTTTTCCAAACCCTCCTTTTTTAATCTAGTTGCAAAATCCTTTATGCTTTACGGCCGAAGCAACGTAACATGACCCGAGATATACAAGTAACAATGTGGAATAATGCTGGTTATTGCCATGCGAACGGTAGGGAGCGGGGCCTCACATCGATCTTCAGGAATGATCCTGGCGGCCTACACGTTAGGATGCATGCTGCTGGTGGCCCTGGTCGTGCGGGCCGGACTGCCGCTCCCGCTGCTCCTGATCGCGTTCATGCCGTTGCCGCTGATCGCCGTGCAATACCCGCGCATGGTTTATCTGGCCTGTACGCTGCTGGCCGGAATGGCCCTGATCCTCGGCATGCGCATCACCGGGACAGAACCGCTCGATGCCCTGCTGGTCGGCGTGCTGGTCACCGCGCTTGCGGGCGGGTTGTTTGACCGCTTGGCCCGCGGCCTGCGGGCGCGTGAAGCGGCCCGGGGCGCTCTGTCCGAGAGCGAGCATCGCCTGCGCGCGGCGCTCGAGGCCAACATGGATGCCTTCGTGATTTACCGGGCGGTGCGCACCAGTAACCACGCGGTGGTCGATTTCGAGATCCTCGAGCTGAACGCGGCGGCCGCGCGCATGCTGCCGCTTCCCCGGGACGGCGGCAAGGGCGCGCGATTGCGCGCGCTGGCACCGCACGCCCTGCATGCCGAGCTGTTTTACAAGTACCGCCGGGTTCTGGAGAGCGGCGTTCCGCTCGAGGAGGAATACGCGACCGAAAGTGTCTGGGAAGGCAGTGTCTGGAAGTACCAGCAGGTGGTGCCGCTGGACGACGGCGTGGCGGTGACGGCGCGGGACGTGACCGGACGCAAGCGGGCCGAGCAGCAACTGGCGCTGGCGGTTCACCGGGCCCAGGCACTCGCGCAGGTTGCCCGGCTCTCGACCGAGGCGCTGAACCTCGAGGAAATCGTGACCCGGGCCGTGCAGGCAGTCGCCGAGGTGGCCGACGTGGACTTTGGCTGCCTGCTGACCGGCAGGTGGGACCGCGTGGTGGCGCAGGCCTGCTGGCGTTCCCCCGGCGCGGGACCCGAGCTGGAACAGCTGGGCTCGCGGATGCCGTACGTTGCTGAGATGCTGCAGCAAGCCCTTCAGGGCGGTTGGCCACTGTACTGGGATGACCTGCTCACGCACAGCGAGGCTGCGCCCGGAGCGCAACCGGCAATCAGCGGGGTGTGTCTGTTCCCGCTCGATCCGGAGCGCGCGCTGCTGTTCGGTCGGTCAGGTGCAGTGCGCCCCTGGTCCGCCGAGGACCGGGCCCTGCTCGAGGTGGCGGCGCAGAACGTACGGGTGATGTTCGAGCGTACGACCTACCTGCAGGGGATCGAGGCAGCCGCGCGGCGCGACCCGCTGACCGGGCTGGGCAACCGCCGCGCTTTTGACGAGGAGGCTACGGCAGAGATGGCGCGCTTCGGCGGCTCGCGGCAGGGGAACGCCCTGGGCCTGATGCTGATGGACCTCGACGGGCTCAAAGCCGTCAACGACCTCGAGGGGCACGCGCGCGGCGATGCGCTGCTTCAGGCCTTCGCCAATGCGCTGATCGCAGCGGTGCGTACGCAAGACCGGGTCTACCGTATCGGCGGAGACGAATTCGTGGTGCTCATGCCGAACTGTATGCCCGAGGGGGGCCGCAGGGTGGCCGAGGCGGTGCGACGGGCCGCGGCAGATCTGCGGCGCGCGGGGTTTGCGCCAGCCGGGGTAAGCGTGGGGGTGGCATTTTGTCCTTCCGAGGCGGACACCCTCGACCATATGATGCACCTGGCCGACGAGCGCATGTACGCCGAGAAAC from Deinobacterium chartae encodes:
- a CDS encoding adenosylcobalamin-dependent ribonucleoside-diphosphate reductase, whose amino-acid sequence is MTQSLEPSVLRNFDDNAHAIAKRQYLQSGDGDVFGMFRRVAEWVAGAEAPEVRASWAQKYFDLMAEKRFCPGGRVLAGAGTQHGNVLNCFVQGATETDPSSFEGVMEVAKKLALVTKVGGGNGVNLDVYHPRSKFSRPDAGVRGWAYMSVSHPDAEDFVLGMMRPPTQPDGEKQPMAIRNWTRALYGQAIPQEMVQLARANGVAIVRDLPEGVLCVPDDMGGIIDAARTVAENAKLGLEPRIDLSGLRHEGAPILGSGGTSSGPVSFLVEIFDNFLEWANLGAEQSGPIHTLRYCYAPVLRVVRQGGTRRGAGMATISIGHADVLDFLTAKDLDREAAEGDISTFNISILVGESFWETLQADGLWDIAAQEVPGKYYLAPQSGEYDGRFPDLEVRQPDGARGVPVYAGGIPARWLWREIAGHAWSTGEPGLIFVDRVNEYSALKNLGERYQIRSTNPCGEIPLTVGEPCDLGAINLAAYVKDSNFDYAEFRRDVRTCVRFLDDVLDVNVFALEDNRVASQSLRRLGLGVMGLADALILMGLRYDSEAGREAIYEIMSVLREEAILESERLGAERGYYPVSQQPEYRELIPHAPRRNVAVLTVAPTGTTSMLMGVSSGIEPVYSPFIWRKIGSEYRALLSPLFVELLETYPPAPAFEKDGGWDWDKVTEAVSNNHGSLMGLEFVPETIRQVFVCAHDIRAVDHVRMQGVVQRAFDAEGYAGNSLSKTINMPNDATVEDVEAAYTEAYLTGCKGITVYRDGSRQFQVLSTSKGKKKAEEQAPAPAAVPAQSADQVQPEYRPGKPVFERPTRLEGVTDMVKLTDPSTGQRRSFLVTVNHTQGNPIEVIVTSGRAGDEANADSEALGRVVSIALQYGVPARALIKTLRGINGGLYGSYNGRLVGSKADLIAVALETLNAPQPVPALEGGSDAPAALSVVPAPVAGLEAGSAGVDTDALASTPCPVCDSKALVREEGCIKCQACGYSKCG
- a CDS encoding GGDEF domain-containing protein: MLLVALVVRAGLPLPLLLIAFMPLPLIAVQYPRMVYLACTLLAGMALILGMRITGTEPLDALLVGVLVTALAGGLFDRLARGLRAREAARGALSESEHRLRAALEANMDAFVIYRAVRTSNHAVVDFEILELNAAAARMLPLPRDGGKGARLRALAPHALHAELFYKYRRVLESGVPLEEEYATESVWEGSVWKYQQVVPLDDGVAVTARDVTGRKRAEQQLALAVHRAQALAQVARLSTEALNLEEIVTRAVQAVAEVADVDFGCLLTGRWDRVVAQACWRSPGAGPELEQLGSRMPYVAEMLQQALQGGWPLYWDDLLTHSEAAPGAQPAISGVCLFPLDPERALLFGRSGAVRPWSAEDRALLEVAAQNVRVMFERTTYLQGIEAAARRDPLTGLGNRRAFDEEATAEMARFGGSRQGNALGLMLMDLDGLKAVNDLEGHARGDALLQAFANALIAAVRTQDRVYRIGGDEFVVLMPNCMPEGGRRVAEAVRRAAADLRRAGFAPAGVSVGVAFCPSEADTLDHMMHLADERMYAEKRHRKQPVSAAGGTDQDRAGLDELLNS